GTTTCATTGAAAACTGTTACACCATTTTCAATAAGTAGTTTTGCAGTCATACCTTGCCCCTCAACTAGATTTGAAGTAAAAGTACCATCATAGATTTGAGTATTTCCACATGAAGGGGAGTTTGACTTTAGAAGTGCAACTTTTATATTTTCACTTTTACATAAATCAAGAGTATTTTTTGCCCCTAATAAAAAGTTTATTGTTACATCTTTCCCCTCTTTATCTTTTACAATAAAAGGTTTTTCTCTAGAAACGATTTCCGCAGGAGTTCTTGGGGTTGATAAACCTCCACTAACTTCTGGAC
This genomic stretch from Arcobacter arenosus harbors:
- a CDS encoding DUF523 domain-containing protein codes for the protein MKILISSCLLGENVRYDGDNSSIAYNSSFTFSQKERFMDMLCSNEIYSFCPEVSGGLSTPRTPAEIVSREKPFIVKDKEGKDVTINFLLGAKNTLDLCKSENIKVALLKSNSPSCGNTQIYDGTFTSNLVEGQGMTAKLLIENGVTVFNETQMKEFFRYLKENKK